Proteins found in one Pelmatolapia mariae isolate MD_Pm_ZW linkage group LG7, Pm_UMD_F_2, whole genome shotgun sequence genomic segment:
- the hyal6 gene encoding hyaluronoglucosaminidase 6, producing the protein MVLMPLHLLLLVLWVCIVDGDQTKPTQPPLIPHKPFVVVWNAPTESCRLRFKVDLDLSIFDIVANLNETLSGPNVTIFYHSHLGYYPYYSNSGIPINGGLPQNQSISKHLGKARADIDKLIPHKDFRGLGVIDWENWRPQWVRNWGSKDIYRKRSREQIRKLHPNWPESKVEKEAKEGFERAGQAFMNLTLALAQGRRPGGLWGFYLFPDCYNYGYKQHPQHYTGECPNVEHVRNDHLIWLWKESTALYPSIYLDYELKSSSNTVKFVHYRVKEAMRIASIARTDFTLPVFVYSRPFYAYTFVVLSESDLIHTIGESAALGASGVVLWGSSEYARSQRNCLMVKKYINGPLGHYVINVTSAAKLCSKALCKKNGRCIRKSLDSDTYLHLNPRFFHIHHNSAPSGPRFHISGHLNNHDILDMKQKFTCQCYQGWTGVYCEVPQTMPPLPLPPPLQPTVPVLRPQGINLLGDILLLLSLHFFCLCVIIFLGLCLIIKSLIL; encoded by the exons ATGGTGCTAATGCCACTCCATCTCCTGCTGCTGGTCTTATGGGTTTGCATAGTTGATGGTGACCAGACCAAACCAACCCAACCACCTCTGATACCTCATAAGCCTTTCGTTGTAGTCTGGAATGCTCCCACTGAGTCATGTCGGCTTCGATTCAAGGTGGACTTGGACCTCAGCATTTTTGATATTGTAGCAAACCTCAATGAAACTCTAAGTGGACCAAATGTCACCATCTTCTACCACAGCCATCTGGGATACTACCCATACTACTCGAACTCTGGGATCCCAATAAATGGTGGCCTGCCGCAGAACCAAAGCATCTCCAAACATCTTGGAAAAGCCCGGGCTGACATTGACAAGTTGATCCCCCACAAAGATTTCCGAGGCTTAGGCGTCATTGACTGGGAGAACTGGAGGCCTCAGTGGGTCAGAAACTGGGGCTCTAAAGACATCTACCGCAAAAGGTCCAGGGAACAGATCCGAAAACTTCACCCAAATTGGCCAGAGAGCAAAGTTGAAAAGGAAGCGAAGGAAGGCTTTGAGAGAGCTGGACAAGCTTTCATGAATCTGACCTTGGCACTGGCTCAAGGTCGCAGACCAGGTGGGCTGTGGGGGTTTTATCTGTTTCCAGACTGCTACAACTATGGCTACAAACAACATCCACAACATTACACTGGGGAATGTCCAAATGTTGAACATGTTCGCAATGACCATCTGATATGGCTCTGGAAGGAGAGCACAGCcctctatccatccatctaccTAGACTATGAGCTAAAGTCCTCCTCTAACACAGTCAAGTTTGTCCATTATCGAGTCAAGGAAGCTATGAGGATTGCATCCATTGCACGTACGGACTTCACATTGCCTGTGTTTGTCTACTCCCGACCATTCTATGCCTACACCTTTGTAGTTCTGTCAGAG AGTGACCTGATTCATACTATTGGGGAAAGCGCTGCCTTGGGAGCATCAGGTGTCGTCCTTTGGGGATCCTCAGAGTATGCTCGATCACAG AGAAACTGCCTAATGGTGAAGAAGTACATCAATGGTCCTCTGGGACATTATGTCATCAATGTCACATCAGCAGCTAAGCTGTGCAGCAAAGCATTGTGCAAAAAGAACGGCAGATGCATCCGTAAGAGCCTGGACTCAGACACTTACCTACACCTGAACCCACGCTTCTTCCACATTCACCACAACTCAGCTCCCAGCGGCCCTCGCTTTCACATCAGTGGCCACCTAAACAACCACGACATCCTGGACATGAAGCAAAAGTTTACCTGCCAGTGCTACCAGGGCTGGACAGGTGTTTACTGTGAGGTACCTCAGACTATGccacctcttcctcttcctcccccaCTCCAACCCACTGTGCCGGTACTTCGCCCTCAGGGGATCAATCTGCTGGGAGACATCCTGCTCCTCCTGTCACTCCATTTCTTCTGTCTATGTGTTATCATATTCCTGGGACTTTGTTTGATTATCAAGTCTCTCATATTGTAG